The following are encoded together in the Proteiniphilum saccharofermentans genome:
- a CDS encoding methylglyoxal synthase, producing MKRKLTIALVAHDHRKADMVEWVVFNADFLSKHHLVCTGTTGTLVRDALYEKGVCPDFTIMNSGPMGGDAEIAAMVVRKEIDLAVFLIDDLNPQPHEADIMMLLRQCRVHNVPIACNRYSADLMITSNLWDDDDYTPSPPRYEKFDRESLNL from the coding sequence ATGAAACGAAAACTAACAATAGCTTTGGTGGCGCATGACCACCGCAAAGCCGATATGGTGGAATGGGTGGTTTTTAATGCCGATTTTTTGTCGAAGCATCACCTCGTTTGCACCGGCACCACCGGAACACTGGTACGTGATGCTTTGTACGAAAAAGGAGTCTGTCCTGACTTCACTATAATGAATTCGGGGCCAATGGGTGGTGATGCAGAGATTGCTGCTATGGTGGTTCGTAAAGAGATAGATCTGGCCGTTTTTCTGATAGACGACCTCAATCCGCAACCTCACGAAGCAGATATCATGATGTTGCTCCGGCAGTGCCGGGTGCATAATGTACCCATAGCCTGTAACCGGTACAGCGCCGACCTCATGATCACCAGTAATCTATGGGATGATGATGACTATACTCCATCCCCACCCCGATATGAGAAATTTGACAGGGAATCGTTGAATCTCTGA